The DNA window CGCGTCCAGCTCCCTCGCGCGAAGGACAAACAGCACAACGTTTGGGACGCGGTTGGTATTGGCCTGCACGCCGTCGGCCGACTCGCGCCCCGGAAAGTCTTCCCCAGGTGAGTGCCCATGGCTTGGCTGTTCATCCCCGTCGAGCACTTGAACTCTTCGCTGGCGGCGGAGGGCTCGCCCACGGACTCAAGCTGGCCGTGCCTTCCCTTCGGACTGTGGGTTACGTCGAGCGGGAAGCATATGCAGCGGCCTGCCTCGTGGCCCGGATGGAAAAGAAAGAGCTGGATACGGCGCCTGTCTGGGACGACGTTGCAACATTCAACGGCTACCCGTGGCGTGGCGTCGTGGATTGCATCAGTGGGGGCTTCCCCTGTCAGGACATCAGCGTTGCCGGAAAGGGAGCTGGCCTCGATGGTGAGCGCTCCGGCTTGTGGCGAGAGTACGCGCGCATCGTCGCTGAGATTCGACCCCGCTTTGTATTCATCGAGAACGTCGCGGCGCTCCAGACTCGGGGCCTCGACCGCGTGCTCGCCCACCTTGCCGCGCTCGGGTTCGATGCGGAGTGGATGTGTCTCCGAGCATCCGACGTCGGGGCTCCCCACAAGCGCGAGCGGCTCTTTATCTTGGCCCACGCCCAACACCGGGGAGAGCACGAACGGACACGGGAGGCGCGGGGGGAGGCCGGGCAACGGGCGTCAGTCGGGCGCGGACCTGAACGCGATTGTGAAGGACTGGCCGACACCCGGGGCTCACGACTGGAAGGCGGCGAGCTGCATTGGCCAGCGGCGCCGCCAGCTCTCGGAGGCCATCCTGTCCTTCCCCAGTGGCCACCAGGGCGCGACGACCTCGACGGATGGCGCTCAGTCCTCGCAGTGCGCCCGGACCTTGAACCCGCGATTTGTCGAATGGCTGATGGGCTGGGGCACCGGGTCGACCGACTGCGGCTCCTTGGAAACGGCGTCGTCCCCCAGCAAGCGGCACTCGCCTACCACCTCTTGCACGCGCGGCTGTTCGCCCGAGCATCGATGAAAGTCGAGCAGTGACATGTCCGCCCATCCAACCGGCCCCGGCCTGGACGGCCCCTCCATCACTGTTGAGAGAGCTGCCGAACTGCTCCAGTGCAAGCGCACTCGCGTGTTCGAGCTGCTCGCCGAAGGGCGACTGAAGCGGGCCCCCAAGTTTGGGAAGAAGACGACGGTGATCCTCGAATCGGTGCTCGCGTGCTTTGATACGAGTGAGAAATCAGCAGTCCTTCGGCAGCGCAAGCACCATCAGAAGTGTCACGATCCTCAGTCGCTCGAGGCAGCCTTTCGCGCGGCAGCCCTCTCAGCCGAAGGGTCATCCGGGTGAGCTAGCCGAAGGGGAAGGCGAATCATGGGGGGGACGCGCTCGGTCAAGTAGAACCTCTTCGTCGTCTTGATGCTTGCGTGCCCCATCACCGCCGAAACCTCTTCGATGGGCAAGCCCTTGCCTGTCGGCCGCACCAGTTCGCCATTCGTCCGGGCCCATGTGGAGAAGCTGTGCCGAAGCTGGCTGGAGTTGCCCCCGTCAAATCGGACACGGTCAGTGAGGTGATGCTGCGCGCCGGTGCTCGATAGGGGACCGCATCTTCAACCCCTTGTGAGGATGCACGTGGTTGTAGTCGTCGAACCACGCGGGCAGTTGTCGGAGGACTGCCTCAGCGCTTTCAAGGCGGGCCAGGTAGACGTAGTCGCGCTTGAAGGTCTTCACGAAGGCTTCCGCCATCCCGTTGCTCTCGGGTGAGTACGCAGGTGTCGTTCGGATGAGCAGCCCCAGGCAGCCGCCGAATGCGCGCGTCTCAAGGGCCGTGTAGGCGGGCCCGTTGTCGGTCAGCCATTCAATGGGGTGCGGCGTCACTCGGCTCCCTGCTCCGAACCGGTACTCCAGCGTCTCGGCCATCAGGTCCCGCACCAGTTCGCCTGTCAGCGCACCCGTGGTGGCCACGAAGCGCATGGCTTCGCGGTCGCAGCAGTCCAGTGAGAAGGCCACCTGGACCCGCTCCCCGTTCCAGCAGCGAATCTCGAAGCCGTCGGAGCACCAGCGCAGGTTGCTCTTGAGCGTCACAATCGTGCCCTCGTGCGTACGAGTGGGCTTGCCGGTGTGACGCGCCAACAGCAGGCCCGCGGCCTTCATCACTCGGTAGACGCGCTTGTGGTTCACCCGAGGTTTGCCCTCGGAGACCAACTGCCTGTTCACCAGCACCGTGACGCGTCGGTACCCGTAGGTAGCCCGCTGGTGAGTGACAGCACGGACCAGGGGCAGCAGCCACTCGTCATCCGTCTTCAGGTATGCGCCGCGCGGCTTGTCAGGCGCGGGAGCCGCTGTCCTGCGCGCCAGGTTGCTCCTGGAGACACCCAGGGCGTCCGCCACGGCCTTCAAGGGATACCGCCCTTGGGAGGCAAGCTGCGCTGCGAGGAATGTTTTTTTGGGCGGGCCAGCTCCAACGCGTCCTTCAGAATCTCGTTCTCCATCGTCTTCTTGCCCAGCAGCCGCTCCAGCTCCCTCACCTGCGCCTGGAGTCGCTTCACCTCGGACTCGGGCACCACCGCTTCCTCTGCACCTAGGCTGGACATAGTCCCTTCATCTACCAGCCTCCTCCAGTGGAACAACATGCTTGCCGACAACCCGTACCGGCGCGCCACCGAGGACACGCTCTGTCCAGGCACCAGTGTCTCTTCCAGAAACCGGCGCTTCTCGTCCGCACTGAATCGTCGTCGACGTCCTGGTCGCGCTGGCGGGATGACTTCGACCTCGTGTGTCTTCGCTTCCATTCCTAGGCTGGTCCTATGCGTTGGGACCTGTCCGATTGAAATGGGGGCTACACCACTGGCTCGGATGGAGGGGTACAATCGACGTTCGCGCTTCCTCGTTCGTACACCTCGCCCTGAGGCGCTCTGCTATCCGCCGGAGCATCTGAACAGCGCCAGAGTCTCCCAGCCCTCTCCCCACGATTTGGCACCGCTGAAATGCTGCGTAGGTCTCGGAATCAAGGCTAATGGTGTGCGTCATGTCCGCCTTGAGCTGGCGGAACGTAACCGTTCCCTTGATACCGCATGGGTCGTTGACCTCCTTCAGAATGCCGTCGCCGCGCGCAACCCGGTCGATTTCCGTGGCGTGCATCCCCGTAGTGGCGCGGATGCGCAGCGTGTCGCGAAGACGCTGACTATTCGCCTCCGAGTACGCCTGCTCGACAGCCTCTATGGCGTACCCCTTTGGGCGAATACTCTTCTCCGCCCTGGACGGCGGCACCTTCAGCTCTGCCGTGGGGTCCTCCGCAAGTCGGAGCATGTCCCGTTCACGCAACCAACTTGTGAACGCCTTCAGCGCGATGATTCGTGCAGTCCGCGCAGTCGACCACTGGTCCAGGATTTCGTACAGCTCGGTGAGGGTCACATCTCGTAGGGGCCTTTCGGCAAGCGCCACACCCCATGCGGACAGATAGGGCGTGAGGACGTACCTCCGGTACCTATCCGTCAGCCCCTCGATCTTTACGTGGCGAATGAACGCCTCGAAGGTCGAAGCATCCAGCGCCACCCCTTTCTTCTTCGCCTTCGCTGAAGCCTCGGCCGCAGACTGCTTCTTCGTCTTGTACCCAGCGGGGTCACGCTCAAAGAGAGCAAGCTCCGCCAGTGCCTCGCGCTCTACGGAAACGTCCAAGGTGATTGCGCGGACGACCCCGTTCACTCGCCGCTCGATGACCCATATCGGGCGCCCTCGGGACTCTCGAACCCGCCCCCCCTCCCACTTGGAAAGCCACTTTGCACCACCTGACCCCATGACGCCTCCACCCACGTTATCTCGTTGTTATCACGCAAAAACTGACGAAGTCTCCCTATGAAGTATATCGCTTCAAGTACGAGGACCGGCCGGAGCTGGCCGCGCCCCTCGCGGAGCTGCTCGCGGCCGAGGCGCGGAGCTTCCTCGCCCACGCTCCCACCGTCGTGGTGGCGCTGCCGCTGCACACGCGCCGCTACCATGCGCGCAAGTACGACCAGGCGCAGCTCCTCGCCGGCGCGCTGGCGAAGCACCTGGGCCAAGAAGCACCGGTGGGTTGGCTCACCCGGACGCGGGAGACCCTGCGCCAGGTGGGACTGAGCGAAGAAGAGCGCGCCCACAACGTCGACGGCGCCTTCTGCGCGACCTCCGACGTCGCCCAGCGCGATGTGCTGCTGCTCGATGACGTCTTCACCACCGGAGCCACCGCTCGCGCCGCCGCCATGGCCCTGTGCGCCGCGGGCGCCTCCCGCGTGGAAGTGCTGACGCTCGCACGCGCCTTCACGCTCACCTGAACAACGCGGCGCTGGCGCATCACCTGCCACGCCGCGTCATCTGCAACCGGGTCAACAAAAACTCACACCAGGGCAATCACAGACCCCTGCGTGTCTTTCATTACCCACTTTCCACGCAAGGCCATCCCGTGTTCTTGAATACTTGCCGTGGTGACAGACTTCACCTGGCCGAGAGACGAGCGTCGTCCCTCGCGCGCCACGGCTCAGCCCCCGACTGAGAACTGGAGTCCGAGATGAGACACCCCCTGTTGAGCACGTTCGCCCTCGCTGGCGCCGTCTGCGCGGTAGGAGCGCCCTTCGCCGCCGAGGCCCAGGTCCCTGCCCCGTCCTGGGTGCGCCAGCTCGGCGCCAACCTCGATGAGCAGGCCCAGGCCGTCGCCGTCTCCGGCAGCAGCGTCTATGTCGTGGGCCACACCTCCAGCCAGTTGGGTCCGCAGCCGAAGGCGGGCGGCATGGATGTCTTCGTCGCCAAGTACACCACCGCGGGCGCCCTGCAGTGGGTCCAGCAGTTGGGCACCGCGGGAGAAGACCGCGCCACGGCCGTGGTCGCCGACGCGGACGGCAACGTGTACGTCGCCGGCCACACCTCCGGCGGCTTCGACTTCTTCACGAACGCGGGCGGCTTCGACTTCTTCGTCACCCGGTTCGACGCCCAGGGCAACCGGCAGTGGCTGCGTCAGAACGGCACGCAGATGGATGACTTCGGCACCGGCATCGCGCTGGGCGCCGACGACACGCTCTACGTCTCCGGCTACACCGGCGGCAGCTTCGCCAACGGCGGCAACCCCAACAACTACGACGTCGTCGTGGCCCTCTACGACACGGGCGGCAACCCGTACTGGCTCAACCAGTACGGCACGGCGAAGGGCGACGTCGCGCGCGGCATCGCGGTGACGTCCGACCATCAGGTGTACGTGGTGGGGAACACGTCCGGCGCGTTCGGCGGCGCCAGCGCGCCCGAGTCGGGCACCGACCTGTTCCTCATGAAGCTCAACATCCTGGGCGTCCAGCAGTGGGTTCGCCAGGACGACACCTCCGAGCTCGAGGACGCGCGCGGCGTGGCCGTGGGCGCGGATGGCGCCATCTACGTCGTGGGTGAGACGTTCGGCACCTTCCCCGGCGGTGCGCCCAACAACGGCACCGTGGACGTCTTCGTCGCCAAGTACAGCTCCGTGGCCAACCAGCTGTGGACCCGGATGCTCGGCGGCTCGCAGCCCGACTATGCGTTTGGCGTCGCGGTCGCCGCCGACGGCACCGTGCAGGTCGCCGGCTACACGACGAACGCGCTGGACGGGAACCCCTACGCGGGCGCGCAGGATGCCTTCTTCACCCGGTTCGACGCCGCGGGCCTGAAGCTGGGCACGCGCACCCTGGGCACCTCGGCCCCTGACTCCGCGCGTGGCGTGGCGGTGGATGCCGCGGGCAATGCGTACGTCACCGGCTCCACCTACGGGGGCCTGGGTGGCAACACGAACGCGGGCAGCTTCGACGCGTTCCTTGCCCGCTTCTGAGACAGGCGTCCGCTTTCGGAACAGGCGGTAACCGAGGAGTCGCCGAAGCATTCCCGCCGCGCCCTCGCGGTAGCCAAACGCGAAGGGCGCGGTAGCCTCACGGGATGCGCTGGTCCCCCATCCTCCTCGTCCCCGCGTTGGTCTCACTGCATTGCACCCACGCTCCCGAGACCGCGGCGCCGTCCACGCCCGCGGCCACGGTGGCCACGACACCCGAGTGGCCCGAAGCCCAGCCCCCCGCGCTGCGGCTCCCCGACACCGTCCGGCCCACCCACTACACGCTGGACCTGAAGCTCATCTCCACGGAGCAGACCTTCTCCGGCACCGTCACCGTCGAAGTCGACGTGCGCGAGCCGGTGCGCCAGGTCTGGCTGCACGGCCAGGACCTGGAGGTGAGCTCGGCGCGCATCGAAGCGGGAGCACGCACGTTCGACGCGAAGCCCGTCACCGCGAGCGAGGGACGGCTGGGACTGCTCCTGCCGGAGACGCTGGCCCCGGGCAAGGCGCGCATCATCATCGCCTTCAGCGGCAAGGTGGACCGCGAGCGCAGCCAGGGCCTCTACTCCGTGGCGGAGGGCGGTCACGACTACTTCTACACGTTCTTCGAGCCGGTGGACGCGCGCCGCGCCTTCCCGTGCTTCGACGAGCCGGGCTTCAAGGTGCCCTGGAAGCTGCGCTTCACGGTGAAGGACACGGACGTGGCGCTGGCCAACCACGCCATCGAGTCGAAGGAGGCGCTGCCCGGTGGGCTCCAGCGCGTCACCTTCATCGACAGCAAGCCGATGCCCAGCTACCTGGTCGCCTTCATGGTGGGCCCGTTCGACGTGGTGGACGCGGGCACCGTGGGACGCAACAAGGCGCCGCTGCGCTTCATCGTCCCCAAGGGCCGGGGCATCGAGACGACCTATGCGGTCAACGTCACGCCGCGCATCGTCTCCGTGCTGGAGGACTTCTTCGACCAGCCCTACCCCTACGAGAAGCTGGATGTCGCGGTGGTGCCCCGCTACTGGGGCACCATGGAGCACCCGGGCCTCGTCGCGCTGGGCCAGCCCCTGACGCTCATCAAGCCCGGCTTCGAGACGATTGAGCGCCGCAAGCGCTACGTCCACATCGCGGGCCACGAGCTGGGGCACTACTGGTTCGGCAACATCGCCACCTGCCACTGGTGGGATGACATCTGGCTCAACGAGTCGCTGACCTCGTGGCTGGACCGCAAGCAGATGGATGGCTTCGACGAGAGGTGGGGCTATGGCCAGGAGGCCAGCAACGACAACCGGATGGATGCCATGAACGTGGATGCGCTCGCCTCCACGCTCCCTGTGCGCAAGCCGGCGACGACGCATGACGCGGTCCTCGGCGCGTTCGACAACTCCACCACCTATGCCAAGGGCGCGGCCCTCCTCGACATGCTCGAGGCGTGGATGGGCCCGGAGAAGATGCGCGACATGCTTCGCCTCCATGTCCGCAAGCACGCGTGGAGCACGGTGACGGCGGATGACTTCACCGGCACGATTGCCGAGGCCGCGGGCCCAGACCTCGCCCGCGCCTTCCGAACCTTCATCGACCAGGCCGGTGTGCCTCGCGTCTCCGCCGAGCTCCAGTGCGACGCGGGCAAGGCGCCCCGGCTCAAGCTGTCGCAGGAGCGCTATGTGCCCGCGGGCTCCACGACCTCCACGGCGCAGACCTGGTCCATCCCCGTGTGCGTGCGTGCCGGTGGACGCACTGGAGACACGCGCGTCTGCCAGATTCTCTCCGAGCGCACGGGGGAGCTGGAGCTGCCGCTCAAGAGCTGCCCCCAGTGGGTGCTGCTCAACGCGGGCGGCACGGGCTACTACCGCTCCAGCTACACGTCCCGGCAGTTGGCCCAGGTGCTGGCCGCGCCCGAGGACACGCTGAGCATCCCGGAGCGGCTGTCGCTGCTCGCGGACGCGGAGGCCGCGGCGCGCCGGGGAGACCTGCCGCTCGGTGACGCGCTGAAGCTGGTGCCGGGCACGGCGAAGGACGACAACCGCGCCATCGTCGCCGCGGGCGCCAACCTCCTCGGACTGGTGCGGCAGGACCAGCTCACTCCGGCCGAGCGCACGCGCTTCCGCGCCTGGGTGGGCCGGCTCTACGGGCCTCGTGCCCGGGCCCTGGGTTGGAAGCCTCCCCGGCATGACACCGATGAGGAGCGGCAGATGCGCGCGCTGCTGCTCAGCCTGGCGGTGGGGATGGGGGACGACGCGGTCCTGGCTCGCGATGCGCGGAAGCTCGCACGGGCGTGGCTGGACAAGCGGGACAGCGTCCACCCGGAGCCCATGCCCCTGGCGCTGCGGGTCGCCGCGCGGACCTCGGACCGCTCGCTGTTCGACGCGCTCCTGGCGCAGGCGCGCACGGCGACGGACCACAACGAGCGACTCGAGCTGCTCGCGCCGCTCGCGTTCTTCACGGACCCGGCGCTGGTGCAGGAGTCGCTGGCCCTGGTGAACGGCGGCGAGTTCGAGCTGCGCGACACGTACAAGCTCCTGGGCGTGTCGTTCTACAAGGTGGATTCGCGCGAGGCCGCGTGGAAGTACTTCCGCGAGAACTTCGACGCGATGGCGGCGCGGGTGCGCTCGGATGACCTGGGCGCCATCGTCGGGTTCACCAGCCAGCTCTGCGATGAAACCCGGCGCGCGGAGCTGGAGGCGTTCCTGGGGCCCCGCGTGGCGAAGCTGGAGGGGGCGCCTCACGCGTATGAACAGGCGCTGGAGACCGTGCGGCTGTGCATCGAGGCGGACCGCATCCATCGGCCCAGCGTGCAGGCCTTCCTGAGCCGTCTGCCCCGCTGATTCACTCAAGGCTCCCCTCTCCACACGAGGGGAGCCTCCTTTTTCGTCGTCCCCTGGACTTCCCACCCGGCAGGCCGTGTACCGGTCGGGCTCGAGCGCGCTACATCAGTGCCATGTTCGACGCTGGCCGCTATCTCGAACGCATCGGTGCCCAGCCGGGTGCATCGCTGGCCGCGCTGCACCATGCCCATCTGGAGTCGGTCCCCTTCGAGAACCTGGACATCCACCTGGGCCGGCCCATCCGGCTCGATGTGGACTCGCTGTTCGACAAGGTCGTCGCGCATCGGCGCGGGGGGTTCTGCTACGAGCTCAACGGCCTGTTCTCGCGGCTGCTGACGTCGCGCGGCTACGCGGTGACGCCGCTGTCCGCGCAAGTGGCCTCCGAGCCCAGGAACGGAACCTTCGGTCCGGAGTTCGACCACCTGACGCTCCAGGTGGAGGACGGCGGCGAGCGATGGCTGGTGGATGTCGGCTTCGGGGATGGCTTCCTGGAGCCCCTGCGCCTGGATGATCGCGGCGTGCAGACGCGCTGCGGTCATGACTTCCGGCTCGTGCCGGAGGGAGAGCGGCTCATCCTCTGGCGCGACCTGGGGACCGGATGGGAGGCGCAGTATTCGCTCTCGCTCGTGCCGCGGGCGCTGGGGGACTTCCTGGGCATGTGCCACTACCACCAGACCGCGCCGGACTCCTTCTTCACGCAGCGGCGGCTGTGTACGCGGGCCACGCCGAACGGCCGCGTCACGCTCAAGGAAGGCGCGCTCGTGCTGACGCAAGGACGAGAGAAGCAAGAGGTGCCCGTGGACGAGGAGTCACGAGGACGAGCCCTCGCGGAGCACTTCGGCATCCAGCTTTGAGGCGCGGGGGGCGTCGTGTCTCCACGGCACTGATGAGCCAGACACCCGGCTCGTGAAGCGAGTTGGGTGAAGGGAGAGGCTGCGCCCGCCCTTCCCCATCTCAATCACAGACAACCAACCCGCTCAGGGCTTCTGGCTCGCCGCCCGCATCCGCTCGAAGCCTTGGATGTACTCCTCCAGCGTCCCCAGGCCCACGGCCTTGCGGCGGGCATCCACCCCCGCGGGGTCCTCGAGCGTCTTGGGCACCATGCGCCCATTCACCTCTTCCAACTGCGTCCCATAGCGCTGCGGCTTGCCGGTGTTCACCGCCACGCGGTCCGTCAGGTACGCGAGGTTCTTCGCCGAGCCCTCGCCCCGCGCCACCGCCTTCTCCAACATCGGCAGCACCTCCGACTGGAACGCCACGTCCTGGTCCGCGTGCTGGACCAACAGC is part of the Myxococcus landrumus genome and encodes:
- a CDS encoding IS3 family transposase (programmed frameshift), with the protein product MEAKTHEVEVIPPARPGRRRRFSADEKRRFLEETLVPGQSVSSVARRYGLSASMLFHWRRLVDEGTMSSLGAEEAVVPESEVKRLQAQVRELERLLGKKTMENEILKDALELARPKKTFLAAQLASQGRYPLKAVADALGVSRSNLARRTAAPAPDKPRGAYLKTDDEWLLPLVRAVTHQRATYGYRRVTVLVNRQLVSEGKPRVNHKRVYRVMKAAGLLLARHTGKPTRTHEGTIVTLKSNLRWCSDGFEIRCWNGERVQVAFSLDCCDREAMRFVATTGALTGELVRDLMAETLEYRFGAGSRVTPHPIEWLTDNGPAYTALETRAFGGCLGLLIRTTPAYSPESNGMAEAFVKTFKRDYVYLARLESAEAVLRQLPAWFDDYNHVHPHKGLKMRSPIEHRRAASPH
- a CDS encoding arylamine N-acetyltransferase family protein gives rise to the protein MFDAGRYLERIGAQPGASLAALHHAHLESVPFENLDIHLGRPIRLDVDSLFDKVVAHRRGGFCYELNGLFSRLLTSRGYAVTPLSAQVASEPRNGTFGPEFDHLTLQVEDGGERWLVDVGFGDGFLEPLRLDDRGVQTRCGHDFRLVPEGERLILWRDLGTGWEAQYSLSLVPRALGDFLGMCHYHQTAPDSFFTQRRLCTRATPNGRVTLKEGALVLTQGREKQEVPVDEESRGRALAEHFGIQL
- a CDS encoding site-specific integrase, yielding MNGVVRAITLDVSVEREALAELALFERDPAGYKTKKQSAAEASAKAKKKGVALDASTFEAFIRHVKIEGLTDRYRRYVLTPYLSAWGVALAERPLRDVTLTELYEILDQWSTARTARIIALKAFTSWLRERDMLRLAEDPTAELKVPPSRAEKSIRPKGYAIEAVEQAYSEANSQRLRDTLRIRATTGMHATEIDRVARGDGILKEVNDPCGIKGTVTFRQLKADMTHTISLDSETYAAFQRCQIVGRGLGDSGAVQMLRRIAERLRARCTNEEARTSIVPLHPSQWCSPHFNRTGPNA
- a CDS encoding SBBP repeat-containing protein, with protein sequence MRHPLLSTFALAGAVCAVGAPFAAEAQVPAPSWVRQLGANLDEQAQAVAVSGSSVYVVGHTSSQLGPQPKAGGMDVFVAKYTTAGALQWVQQLGTAGEDRATAVVADADGNVYVAGHTSGGFDFFTNAGGFDFFVTRFDAQGNRQWLRQNGTQMDDFGTGIALGADDTLYVSGYTGGSFANGGNPNNYDVVVALYDTGGNPYWLNQYGTAKGDVARGIAVTSDHQVYVVGNTSGAFGGASAPESGTDLFLMKLNILGVQQWVRQDDTSELEDARGVAVGADGAIYVVGETFGTFPGGAPNNGTVDVFVAKYSSVANQLWTRMLGGSQPDYAFGVAVAADGTVQVAGYTTNALDGNPYAGAQDAFFTRFDAAGLKLGTRTLGTSAPDSARGVAVDAAGNAYVTGSTYGGLGGNTNAGSFDAFLARF
- a CDS encoding ComF family protein — its product is MVALPLHTRRYHARKYDQAQLLAGALAKHLGQEAPVGWLTRTRETLRQVGLSEEERAHNVDGAFCATSDVAQRDVLLLDDVFTTGATARAAAMALCAAGASRVEVLTLARAFTLT
- a CDS encoding M1 family metallopeptidase translates to MRWSPILLVPALVSLHCTHAPETAAPSTPAATVATTPEWPEAQPPALRLPDTVRPTHYTLDLKLISTEQTFSGTVTVEVDVREPVRQVWLHGQDLEVSSARIEAGARTFDAKPVTASEGRLGLLLPETLAPGKARIIIAFSGKVDRERSQGLYSVAEGGHDYFYTFFEPVDARRAFPCFDEPGFKVPWKLRFTVKDTDVALANHAIESKEALPGGLQRVTFIDSKPMPSYLVAFMVGPFDVVDAGTVGRNKAPLRFIVPKGRGIETTYAVNVTPRIVSVLEDFFDQPYPYEKLDVAVVPRYWGTMEHPGLVALGQPLTLIKPGFETIERRKRYVHIAGHELGHYWFGNIATCHWWDDIWLNESLTSWLDRKQMDGFDERWGYGQEASNDNRMDAMNVDALASTLPVRKPATTHDAVLGAFDNSTTYAKGAALLDMLEAWMGPEKMRDMLRLHVRKHAWSTVTADDFTGTIAEAAGPDLARAFRTFIDQAGVPRVSAELQCDAGKAPRLKLSQERYVPAGSTTSTAQTWSIPVCVRAGGRTGDTRVCQILSERTGELELPLKSCPQWVLLNAGGTGYYRSSYTSRQLAQVLAAPEDTLSIPERLSLLADAEAAARRGDLPLGDALKLVPGTAKDDNRAIVAAGANLLGLVRQDQLTPAERTRFRAWVGRLYGPRARALGWKPPRHDTDEERQMRALLLSLAVGMGDDAVLARDARKLARAWLDKRDSVHPEPMPLALRVAARTSDRSLFDALLAQARTATDHNERLELLAPLAFFTDPALVQESLALVNGGEFELRDTYKLLGVSFYKVDSREAAWKYFRENFDAMAARVRSDDLGAIVGFTSQLCDETRRAELEAFLGPRVAKLEGAPHAYEQALETVRLCIEADRIHRPSVQAFLSRLPR